One part of the Rhodococcus oxybenzonivorans genome encodes these proteins:
- a CDS encoding glutamate synthase-related protein, translated as MKTSASEFGLYDRTLDKSSCGVGFITRKDGVQTPEILTLGNEALCAVPHRGGMSAEGVGDGAGICIDLSVPFFRALTGRGELEAGRFGVGNFFLPTDVAFHTDAEAVIEQALAAQGLEVLLERDVPVDATVLRPAAIKYQLPIRQWVFTAPEACTDGVEFDRRIHDALLAIEAVAYTQPDLAGMYPLSLSARTQVLKGRLNSHEVIPYFCDLVDPAHAVHTLFFHTRFSTNTDPHPTMAQPFRLMAHNGELNTDKKNRLSETAVARARNREIVRPHGQSDSCRLDQTLQSRVVEDGLDLVTAVVSMMPPAWENDTNLSPEVRAMLEYFSLYEEKNDGPAAVIFGNGTVVGARLDRLGLRPLRSVETDDYLCVTSEAGQIDFDPETVRHRGRIEAGGMLYFDHREGRAYSSDEALELLAARHDYRALVAEARRTIDALPEVEAEPGPLRYNGDLERHQRYVAYSHNQESFKFMMDPMLASGQEKISAMGYGNAINALSDQEGGVAKYFSQRFAQVTNPSLDSIRESDGMTLRVALGAKLHSGAESAPQIVVPSPILTHLDMLRIRKQTDTPVQRFPMLYSPVPGDAAANAAALEAAVDGLCDEVEAFARERGGIAILTDRHVATDRAALPMIIAISAVNQRLIEAGLRLRVSVVAESGQISSSHHVAAALGFGAAAIYPLAVRLRAEEKFADSADEAFTRFAKAAEKSLMKTMGRVGLCTAESYIGGEFFEPNYLDTDDPVLRRFFANVKTPVGGVGFAVIAQAVADWHAKASTVTGERDVPLLGLFKERAEGAGHSYGTAAVRGFVDLTEEPIAFDTAGTQDHTESLRLLPLNRLEDAFGLDDDAYRNAGFQKLTPEAIDGFEITPGYRAFVRTMAEERTRRPAALRDVLDLPADVTFLTTAQEFRRQMGRFSRKGNNSFAVRGLASEQVGDDEFRLRLTGPHAGDPTVLAALGESLVLRFGDQLCEHRIDGDALLVRASGEALRCLALLRHAPPSIPLATVQRASEITPFLTSGAMSHGALNSNAHEAVAHGTNMVGGMSNSGEGGEHISRYGTIRGSRIKQFASGRFGVWAGYLADPMLEELEIKIAQGAKPGEGGQLPAPKVTVEIAAARGGTPGVELVSPPPHHDTYSIEDLAQLIHDCKAARVRVIVKLVSSEGIGTIAVGVAKAGADVINVAGNTGGTGAAAVTSLKYAGRSAEIGVAEVHQALCANGLRQKVMLRCSGAHQTASDVVKSALLGADSFEFGTTALMMLKCVMAKNCNVKCPAGLTTNPELFDGDPRAMAQYLLNIAHETREVLAELGMTSLREARGRSDLLHLLDHPSSVGQLDLRAMLAVVDEVTIGDPVYLEKDYTLDDGWLVQLRAALVEQSERTVELGDGVRLSNRNKSVGAQLAVDIERMLNHELTEQDLPAVLRDERGRGYLREGSVRIATSGSAGLSYGAFCNDGMSLVHTGTANDGVGKGACGGSIVVRSPGGGSTAAGGNVLIGNFALFGATGGRLFVEGQAGDRFAVRNSGATAVVEGVGDFACEYMTNGAVLNLGGFGKGVGNGMSGGFVYQYDPEGKLAGKASADSILLGSITGDDEHAALHHQAVHLLLGWHLEATGSAKAAWLLENWETEQHHFVYGMPRALLQYQDSDEILKAKSRKDLADELAAALVAHQVRKFKLDYRDGRAVLGGAVPGYGEADTEAMFALLNNYTVLNAAQEMALSKLPGATDPSDPAVDKAVRNLLLTEDFFLMQRLQRYAREALKDYSDEDLAVMVAAKRLADYKDALRKRNVRSIDAPGTYGWILHQDAKNVDKIGRLPGFEELFAQHALPDLIPTKDAVPS; from the coding sequence TTGAAGACGAGTGCCAGTGAGTTCGGCCTGTACGACAGGACGCTCGACAAGAGTAGCTGCGGCGTGGGCTTCATCACCCGCAAGGATGGCGTGCAGACCCCGGAAATTCTCACCCTGGGCAACGAGGCCCTGTGTGCTGTTCCTCACCGTGGTGGCATGTCGGCCGAGGGCGTCGGCGACGGGGCCGGAATCTGTATCGACCTCTCGGTGCCCTTCTTCCGCGCCCTCACCGGGCGGGGAGAGCTGGAAGCCGGCCGCTTCGGTGTCGGCAACTTCTTCCTCCCCACCGACGTCGCGTTCCACACCGACGCGGAAGCCGTCATCGAGCAGGCACTCGCCGCGCAGGGCTTGGAGGTGCTGCTCGAACGTGACGTCCCCGTCGACGCCACCGTCCTGCGTCCGGCCGCGATCAAGTACCAGCTGCCCATTCGGCAGTGGGTGTTCACCGCTCCCGAGGCGTGCACGGACGGGGTCGAGTTCGACCGCCGCATCCACGACGCCCTGCTCGCCATCGAGGCCGTCGCCTACACCCAGCCCGACCTCGCCGGGATGTACCCGCTCTCGCTCAGCGCCCGCACCCAGGTGCTCAAGGGTCGCCTCAATTCGCACGAGGTGATCCCGTACTTCTGCGACCTGGTCGATCCGGCGCACGCCGTTCACACCCTCTTCTTCCACACCCGGTTCTCCACGAACACCGACCCGCACCCGACGATGGCGCAGCCGTTCCGGCTCATGGCGCACAACGGCGAACTCAACACCGACAAGAAGAACCGCCTCTCCGAGACGGCCGTGGCCCGTGCCCGGAACCGGGAGATCGTGCGTCCCCACGGCCAGTCGGACAGCTGCCGTCTAGATCAGACGCTGCAGAGCCGGGTCGTCGAGGACGGTCTCGACCTCGTCACCGCAGTGGTGTCGATGATGCCCCCCGCATGGGAGAACGACACGAACCTCTCCCCCGAGGTGCGGGCGATGCTCGAGTACTTCTCTCTCTACGAGGAGAAGAACGACGGCCCGGCCGCGGTCATCTTCGGGAACGGCACCGTGGTCGGAGCGCGTCTCGACCGGTTGGGGTTGCGTCCGCTGCGCAGCGTGGAGACCGACGACTACCTGTGCGTCACTTCGGAGGCCGGCCAGATCGACTTCGACCCCGAGACGGTGCGTCACCGCGGCCGCATCGAGGCGGGCGGCATGCTGTACTTCGACCACCGCGAGGGCCGCGCATACTCCTCCGACGAGGCGCTCGAGCTGCTGGCAGCACGGCACGATTACCGCGCCCTCGTCGCCGAGGCGCGCCGCACGATCGACGCCCTGCCCGAGGTGGAGGCCGAGCCCGGCCCACTGCGTTACAACGGCGACCTGGAACGCCATCAGCGGTACGTCGCGTACTCGCACAACCAGGAAAGCTTCAAGTTCATGATGGACCCGATGCTGGCTTCGGGTCAGGAGAAAATCTCCGCGATGGGCTACGGCAACGCCATCAACGCACTGTCCGATCAGGAAGGCGGTGTGGCCAAGTACTTTTCGCAGCGTTTCGCGCAGGTCACCAACCCGTCACTGGACAGCATCCGGGAGTCGGACGGCATGACTCTGCGAGTCGCGCTGGGCGCCAAGCTGCACAGTGGTGCGGAGTCTGCCCCGCAGATCGTGGTGCCGTCGCCGATCCTCACTCATCTGGACATGCTGCGGATCCGCAAGCAGACCGACACACCCGTGCAGCGTTTCCCGATGCTGTACAGCCCTGTTCCCGGCGACGCCGCTGCCAACGCGGCCGCGCTCGAGGCGGCGGTGGACGGGTTGTGCGACGAGGTGGAGGCATTCGCCCGGGAGCGCGGCGGCATCGCCATCCTCACGGACCGGCACGTCGCCACGGACCGCGCGGCCCTGCCGATGATCATCGCGATTTCGGCCGTCAATCAGCGGCTGATCGAGGCGGGCCTGCGCCTGCGGGTGTCGGTGGTGGCCGAGAGCGGGCAGATTTCGTCCTCGCACCATGTCGCCGCTGCCCTGGGGTTCGGCGCCGCCGCGATCTATCCCCTCGCCGTCCGGTTGCGGGCCGAGGAGAAGTTCGCGGACAGCGCGGACGAGGCGTTCACGCGCTTCGCCAAGGCGGCCGAGAAGTCGTTGATGAAGACGATGGGCCGGGTGGGTCTGTGCACCGCCGAAAGCTATATCGGCGGCGAGTTCTTCGAACCCAACTACCTCGACACCGACGACCCGGTTCTGCGCCGCTTCTTCGCGAACGTCAAGACGCCCGTGGGCGGCGTGGGATTCGCCGTGATCGCCCAGGCCGTCGCCGACTGGCACGCAAAAGCGTCGACCGTCACCGGGGAGAGGGACGTCCCCCTGCTCGGCCTCTTCAAGGAACGCGCCGAAGGTGCCGGGCACTCGTACGGCACGGCTGCCGTGCGCGGTTTCGTCGACCTCACCGAGGAGCCGATCGCCTTCGACACCGCCGGCACCCAGGACCACACCGAGTCCCTGCGCCTGCTTCCCCTGAACCGGCTCGAGGACGCGTTCGGTCTCGACGACGACGCCTACCGCAACGCCGGCTTCCAGAAGCTCACCCCCGAGGCGATCGACGGGTTCGAAATCACCCCCGGCTACCGGGCATTCGTCCGGACCATGGCCGAGGAGCGCACCCGTCGCCCCGCCGCGCTGCGGGACGTCCTCGACCTGCCCGCCGACGTCACATTCCTCACCACCGCGCAGGAGTTCCGCCGCCAGATGGGCCGGTTCTCCCGTAAGGGCAACAACAGCTTCGCGGTCCGTGGGCTCGCCTCCGAGCAGGTCGGGGACGACGAGTTCCGCCTGCGGCTCACCGGCCCGCACGCCGGTGACCCCACTGTGCTTGCCGCACTCGGCGAGTCACTGGTCCTGCGGTTCGGCGACCAACTGTGCGAGCACCGGATCGATGGTGACGCCCTGCTGGTACGGGCGTCCGGTGAGGCACTGCGATGCCTGGCCCTGCTGCGCCACGCACCGCCCAGCATCCCGCTCGCCACGGTCCAGCGGGCCAGTGAGATCACGCCGTTCCTCACCTCCGGGGCCATGAGCCACGGCGCTTTGAACTCCAATGCGCACGAGGCTGTCGCGCACGGCACCAACATGGTCGGCGGAATGTCGAACAGCGGTGAGGGCGGCGAGCACATCTCCCGCTACGGCACCATCCGCGGTTCGCGGATCAAGCAGTTCGCTTCGGGCCGGTTCGGTGTGTGGGCCGGCTACCTGGCCGATCCCATGCTCGAAGAGCTGGAGATCAAGATCGCGCAGGGCGCCAAGCCCGGTGAGGGCGGGCAGCTTCCCGCCCCCAAGGTGACCGTCGAGATCGCGGCCGCGCGCGGCGGCACCCCCGGCGTCGAGCTGGTCTCCCCGCCCCCGCACCACGACACCTACTCGATCGAGGATCTGGCTCAGCTGATCCACGACTGCAAGGCCGCACGCGTCCGGGTGATCGTCAAGCTGGTGTCGTCGGAGGGCATCGGCACCATTGCGGTCGGTGTCGCGAAGGCGGGCGCAGATGTCATCAACGTCGCCGGCAACACCGGCGGCACCGGCGCTGCTGCGGTCACCAGCCTCAAGTACGCGGGGCGTTCCGCCGAGATCGGCGTGGCCGAGGTTCACCAGGCGCTGTGCGCCAACGGCTTACGGCAGAAGGTAATGCTCCGGTGTTCCGGCGCACACCAGACGGCGAGCGACGTGGTGAAGTCTGCGCTTCTCGGGGCCGACAGCTTCGAGTTCGGGACCACCGCGCTGATGATGCTCAAGTGCGTCATGGCCAAGAACTGCAACGTCAAATGCCCCGCCGGCCTCACCACCAACCCGGAACTGTTCGACGGTGACCCGCGGGCGATGGCGCAGTACCTGCTCAACATCGCCCACGAGACGCGGGAGGTGCTCGCCGAACTGGGCATGACCTCGCTGCGAGAGGCTCGCGGCCGGTCCGACCTGCTGCACCTGCTCGATCACCCGTCGAGCGTCGGCCAGCTCGACCTGCGGGCGATGCTCGCTGTAGTCGACGAGGTCACGATCGGCGATCCGGTGTACCTCGAGAAGGACTACACGCTCGACGACGGCTGGCTCGTCCAGTTGCGGGCGGCCCTGGTCGAGCAGAGCGAGCGCACCGTCGAACTCGGTGACGGTGTGCGCCTGAGCAACCGTAACAAGAGCGTCGGCGCACAGTTGGCCGTCGACATCGAGCGCATGCTCAATCACGAACTGACCGAACAGGATCTGCCGGCGGTACTGCGTGACGAGCGCGGTCGCGGCTACCTGCGCGAGGGCAGTGTCCGGATCGCCACCTCCGGGTCCGCCGGTCTGTCGTACGGTGCGTTCTGCAACGACGGCATGTCTCTGGTCCACACCGGCACCGCCAACGACGGTGTCGGCAAGGGGGCGTGTGGCGGCAGCATCGTCGTCCGCTCCCCCGGCGGCGGGTCGACCGCAGCCGGCGGCAACGTCCTGATCGGCAACTTCGCGTTGTTCGGGGCCACCGGCGGACGCCTGTTCGTCGAGGGTCAGGCCGGTGACCGCTTCGCCGTCCGCAACTCGGGCGCCACCGCAGTGGTGGAGGGCGTCGGCGACTTCGCGTGCGAGTACATGACCAACGGCGCGGTGCTCAACCTCGGCGGGTTCGGCAAGGGTGTCGGCAACGGCATGAGCGGTGGGTTCGTCTACCAGTACGACCCCGAGGGCAAGCTCGCCGGCAAGGCCAGTGCCGATTCCATCCTGCTCGGTTCGATCACCGGTGACGACGAGCACGCGGCACTGCACCACCAGGCTGTGCACCTGCTGCTCGGCTGGCACCTCGAGGCCACCGGGTCCGCGAAGGCAGCGTGGCTTCTCGAGAACTGGGAGACCGAACAGCACCACTTCGTGTACGGCATGCCGCGTGCGCTGCTGCAGTACCAGGACAGCGACGAGATTCTGAAAGCCAAGTCGCGCAAGGACTTGGCCGACGAACTCGCGGCCGCGCTGGTGGCCCACCAAGTGCGCAAGTTCAAGCTGGACTACCGCGACGGACGCGCAGTTCTGGGCGGCGCCGTTCCCGGCTACGGCGAGGCCGACACCGAGGCCATGTTCGCGCTGCTCAACAACTACACGGTGCTCAATGCCGCGCAGGAAATGGCGCTGTCGAAGCTGCCGGGCGCCACCGACCCGTCCGATCCGGCAGTCGACAAGGCCGTGCGCAATCTGCTGCTCACCGAGGACTTCTTCCTGATGCAGCGACTGCAGCGGTACGCCCGCGAAGCCCTGAAGGATTACAGCGACGAGGACCTGGCGGTGATGGTGGCGGCCAAGCGCCTCGCCGACTACAAGGACGCCCTGCGCAAACGCAACGTCCGGTCCATCGACGCGCCCGGCACGTACGGCTGGATCCTGCACCAGGATGCGAAGAACGTCGACAAGATCGGCCGGCTGCCCGGCTTCGAGGAACTGTTCGCTCAGCACGCTCTGCCCGACCTGATCCCCACGAAGGACGCTGTTCCCTCATGA
- a CDS encoding nitroreductase/quinone reductase family protein — MADLDAIKRRIVMQFQRHVANPLSTRLSSQTLLETTGRVSGQPRVTPIGGRQQGTEFWLVSEFGERSHYIRNIRANNAVRLRLHGTWHTGTATLLPDDDAVARLAQLPRLNSAAVRAVGTDLLTVRIDLTD; from the coding sequence ATGGCCGACCTCGACGCGATCAAACGACGGATCGTCATGCAATTCCAGCGGCACGTCGCCAACCCGCTCTCCACGCGACTGTCGAGCCAGACGCTCCTCGAGACCACCGGCCGCGTCAGCGGACAGCCCCGCGTCACGCCCATCGGTGGCCGACAACAGGGCACCGAATTCTGGCTGGTGTCCGAGTTCGGTGAGCGTTCTCATTACATCCGCAACATCCGCGCGAACAACGCCGTGCGGCTGCGACTGCACGGCACCTGGCACACCGGCACCGCGACGCTGCTACCCGACGACGACGCCGTCGCCCGGCTGGCGCAGCTCCCGCGGCTCAACAGCGCGGCGGTCCGGGCGGTCGGCACCGACCTCCTGACCGTGCGGATCGATCTCACCGACTGA
- a CDS encoding dicarboxylate/amino acid:cation symporter, with product MPSSALSTRAENTSRHLPKWAGSFGPQIVAGLVVGVILGLVARSLPAAADGNENWLVGTVHTIGMSYVKLLTVAVIPLVFTAIVSSIANLREVANAARLAVQTLLWFAITAFIAVVIGIVVGLLTQPGAHTTVSGEGKEPATTGSWWAFVTGLVPSNFLGLGAKTTVTEGVASTSLSFNVLQLLVVAAAIGIAALKVGAKAEPFLQFNASLLAIVQKVLWWIIRLAPIGTAALIANAVATYGWDAIGSLGWFTAAVYIGLALVFFVVYPVLIRAHGLSVRAFYSGVWPATQLGFVSRSSIGTLPLTERVTERNLGVPREYASFAVPLGATTKMDGCAAVYPAIAAIFVAEFYGVPLSVTDYLLIVVVSVIGSAATAGTTGATVMLTLTLSTLGLPLAGVGLLLAVEPIVDMGRTAVNVTGQALVPTIVAKREGILDEARYNAERTGDPFQDDDAVAAS from the coding sequence ATGCCCAGTTCCGCGCTGTCCACGCGCGCCGAGAACACCTCTCGGCACCTACCGAAATGGGCCGGCTCGTTCGGCCCGCAGATCGTCGCCGGCCTCGTCGTCGGTGTCATCCTCGGGCTCGTCGCCCGAAGCCTCCCCGCGGCCGCCGACGGCAATGAGAACTGGCTCGTCGGCACCGTCCACACCATCGGCATGAGCTACGTCAAACTCCTCACCGTTGCGGTCATCCCGCTGGTGTTCACGGCCATCGTCAGTTCCATCGCCAACTTACGGGAAGTGGCCAACGCCGCCCGGCTGGCGGTGCAGACCCTTCTGTGGTTCGCGATCACCGCATTCATCGCGGTGGTCATCGGAATTGTCGTCGGGCTTCTCACGCAGCCGGGTGCCCATACGACGGTGTCCGGCGAAGGCAAGGAGCCGGCGACCACCGGATCGTGGTGGGCGTTCGTCACCGGCTTGGTGCCCAGCAACTTCCTGGGCCTGGGCGCGAAAACGACTGTCACCGAAGGCGTCGCGAGCACGTCACTGAGCTTCAACGTCCTGCAACTGCTGGTCGTGGCCGCCGCCATCGGTATCGCCGCGCTGAAGGTCGGGGCCAAGGCGGAACCGTTCCTGCAGTTCAATGCGTCACTGCTGGCGATCGTGCAGAAGGTGCTGTGGTGGATCATCCGCCTTGCTCCGATCGGTACCGCCGCACTGATCGCCAATGCGGTGGCCACCTACGGCTGGGATGCCATCGGCTCGCTCGGCTGGTTCACCGCAGCCGTCTACATCGGGCTGGCGCTGGTGTTCTTCGTCGTCTACCCGGTGCTGATCCGTGCGCACGGGCTGTCGGTGCGCGCCTTCTACTCCGGTGTGTGGCCCGCCACCCAGCTCGGGTTCGTCTCCCGGTCGTCGATCGGCACACTCCCCCTCACCGAGCGCGTCACCGAACGCAACCTCGGCGTTCCCCGCGAGTACGCGTCGTTCGCGGTCCCCCTGGGAGCAACTACCAAGATGGACGGCTGCGCCGCCGTGTACCCCGCCATCGCCGCGATCTTCGTTGCCGAGTTCTATGGGGTGCCGCTGTCCGTCACCGACTATCTGCTGATCGTGGTGGTGTCGGTAATCGGGTCGGCGGCCACCGCAGGCACCACCGGTGCCACGGTCATGCTGACGCTGACCCTGTCGACGCTGGGACTGCCCCTCGCCGGAGTGGGCCTCCTGCTCGCCGTCGAACCGATCGTCGACATGGGCCGCACCGCGGTGAACGTCACCGGTCAAGCACTCGTCCCGACGATCGTCGCCAAGCGCGAGGGCATCCTCGACGAGGCCCGGTACAACGCCGAACGGACCGGCGACCCGTTCCAGGACGACGACGCGGTCGCAGCGTCGTAG
- a CDS encoding CYTH and CHAD domain-containing protein yields MAAEQTEREDKYDVSLDFVVPALGDLVPDQGREDIDTIRLDSVYFDTADRDLLRHHLTLRRRSGDDDLGWQLKVPAGDARTEVRLPPTSDESVPDELANAVSGVALGKPLLRVASLSTVRRRHRVVDSDGNSLAELADDSVRATATAHNGGAIASQWREVEVELGDHGQERLLRDIGGRLVRSGAHTSSYASKLARALALEPHRADDDSENPARRALTDYLGTQIDEIVAGDVWLRRGLDPIHATRVAIRRFRSTLRVFKDLVDPDARSRIEDELVWYAGLLGEVRDRQVQRHRLGELVTGLPAELVMGPVAARIEQDLLGEQQRCLTVVMSALDDARYRNLLVTLAQWRTAPPLTIERGAGPKVIAKAVKRAGRKARKRLTAAVADSDATELHRARKAAKRARYAAELATPLLGGKAEKKVSEFKHVQKVLGEHQDSVLAADNLRALGARAGVTEGENGFTFGLLYALELENARQARADAAHLMK; encoded by the coding sequence ATGGCGGCGGAGCAGACAGAACGCGAAGACAAATACGACGTGAGCCTCGACTTCGTCGTACCGGCTCTCGGAGACCTGGTTCCCGACCAGGGCCGGGAAGACATCGACACCATCCGGCTCGACAGTGTCTACTTCGACACCGCCGACCGTGACCTTCTCCGTCATCATCTGACGCTTCGCCGCCGCTCGGGGGACGACGACCTCGGATGGCAGCTCAAGGTGCCTGCCGGCGACGCCCGCACCGAGGTCCGGCTTCCGCCCACAAGTGACGAGTCCGTCCCGGACGAGCTGGCGAACGCGGTGTCGGGTGTGGCGCTCGGCAAACCTCTCCTGCGAGTGGCCTCCCTCTCGACCGTCCGGCGGCGCCACCGTGTGGTCGACTCCGATGGCAACTCGCTGGCCGAACTGGCGGACGATTCGGTGCGCGCCACCGCAACCGCCCACAACGGTGGAGCCATTGCCAGTCAGTGGCGCGAAGTCGAGGTCGAACTCGGGGATCACGGGCAAGAACGACTGCTGCGCGACATCGGTGGCCGCCTCGTTCGGAGCGGGGCGCACACGTCGTCGTACGCGTCGAAACTGGCCCGCGCGCTGGCACTCGAGCCGCACCGCGCGGACGACGATTCCGAGAACCCGGCACGGCGAGCACTCACCGACTATCTCGGCACCCAGATCGACGAAATCGTTGCGGGTGATGTGTGGCTGCGCCGCGGACTCGATCCGATACACGCCACCCGCGTGGCCATTCGCCGGTTCCGCAGTACTCTCCGCGTGTTCAAGGATCTGGTCGACCCGGATGCTCGGTCGAGGATCGAAGACGAACTCGTTTGGTACGCAGGACTACTCGGCGAGGTGCGCGATCGTCAGGTGCAACGGCACCGGCTCGGGGAATTGGTCACCGGCCTGCCCGCCGAGCTGGTCATGGGTCCCGTCGCCGCACGAATCGAACAGGACCTGCTGGGGGAACAGCAGCGTTGCCTGACCGTCGTCATGTCCGCTCTCGACGACGCGCGCTACCGCAATCTTCTCGTGACGCTCGCGCAATGGCGTACGGCCCCACCCTTGACCATCGAACGCGGCGCCGGCCCGAAAGTGATCGCGAAGGCTGTCAAGCGGGCCGGGCGCAAGGCGCGGAAACGACTCACTGCCGCTGTGGCCGATTCCGACGCGACGGAGTTGCACCGCGCCCGGAAAGCGGCCAAACGCGCCAGGTACGCGGCCGAGCTGGCCACACCACTGCTCGGCGGAAAAGCAGAGAAGAAGGTGTCCGAGTTCAAGCATGTCCAGAAGGTGCTCGGTGAGCACCAGGACAGCGTGCTCGCCGCCGACAACCTTCGCGCTCTCGGAGCGCGCGCCGGAGTTACGGAGGGCGAGAACGGGTTTACCTTCGGCCTGCTGTACGCACTCGAACTCGAGAATGCCCGGCAAGCCCGCGCGGACGCCGCCCATCTCATGAAGTGA
- a CDS encoding isopenicillin N synthase family dioxygenase gives MLPVIDLADLDTPAGRERLREVTHHVGFFYLDGHGVDRRLLDGVFSVARQFFALPEESKMSIAMIDSPHFRGYNRLGGELTNGEIDWREQIDIGPERDPVPDATDYLRLQGPNQWPAALPALKSTIEQFDAALAEVGMRLLRHWAASLDADPGIFDDAFAHAPATLIKVVRYPARPSDDHTGEQGVGAHKDSGVLTLLLLEPGSTGLQVESEDGSWIDAPARTGSFLVNIGELLEVATGGYLRATRHRVLTPAGAPERLSVPYFLNPALDATVPTITLPPHLASRARGVERDPANPLYRTYGENAWKSRTRAHPDVFRRWYPKEAGCKLD, from the coding sequence GTGCTTCCCGTCATCGACCTCGCCGACCTGGACACCCCCGCCGGGCGTGAGCGGCTGCGGGAGGTCACCCATCACGTCGGGTTCTTCTACCTCGACGGTCACGGCGTCGACCGCCGCCTCCTCGACGGGGTGTTCTCGGTTGCCCGGCAGTTCTTCGCGCTGCCCGAAGAGTCGAAGATGTCGATCGCCATGATCGACAGCCCGCATTTTCGCGGTTACAACCGGCTGGGCGGGGAACTGACCAACGGCGAGATCGACTGGCGTGAACAAATCGACATCGGACCGGAACGGGACCCTGTTCCGGATGCGACCGACTACCTGCGGTTGCAGGGACCGAACCAGTGGCCCGCAGCACTACCCGCACTGAAATCCACAATCGAGCAGTTCGACGCGGCACTGGCCGAGGTCGGGATGCGTCTGCTCCGACACTGGGCGGCCTCCCTCGACGCCGATCCGGGCATCTTCGACGACGCCTTCGCCCACGCCCCGGCCACACTCATCAAAGTGGTGCGGTACCCGGCACGGCCGAGCGACGATCACACCGGTGAGCAGGGCGTGGGCGCCCACAAGGACTCGGGAGTCCTCACCCTCCTGCTCCTCGAGCCCGGCTCGACGGGACTGCAGGTGGAGAGTGAGGACGGCAGCTGGATCGACGCTCCGGCGCGCACGGGCTCGTTCCTGGTCAACATCGGCGAACTACTCGAGGTGGCGACGGGTGGATATCTGCGGGCCACCCGACACCGGGTGCTCACACCGGCGGGGGCACCGGAGCGGCTGTCGGTGCCGTACTTCCTCAATCCTGCACTCGACGCGACAGTTCCGACGATTACCCTGCCCCCGCACCTGGCGTCGCGAGCCCGGGGAGTCGAACGGGACCCCGCCAACCCGTTGTACCGCACATACGGCGAGAACGCGTGGAAGAGCCGGACACGCGCGCACCCCGACGTTTTCCGCCGCTGGTATCCGAAAGAGGCGGGGTGCAAACTGGACTGA